A stretch of Halocalculus aciditolerans DNA encodes these proteins:
- a CDS encoding GTPase, protein MRRVVIAGAAGRDFHDYHQHYRDDPDARVVAFTRAAGQNLGEADADLDAFPGELTATGDPIPIVPEADLERVVGEANVDEVAFAYSDVSHEHVMHVASRALAAGADFHVVGPDDVSLPCEIPVFAADAVRTGCGKSALAKAAADHLQEEGFDVAVVREPMPYGDLAERRVDRYDSRADLEGLTLEEREEYRPHVDAGHTVFAGVDYAAVRDAVEAEFDVAVWDGGNNELPFLDPDAHVVLADALRPTATDTFHPGETNLRLADAVLVTKENSASDDAVADVVDRVRGVNSAVPIYHADSVVTVGDTVDGEPAADALENARVLAVEDGPTLTHGDADYGAATVAADRYDADRIDPRPHAVGSLADVLDEYPRLDCVLPAMGYSERQRADLADTIEHADPDVVLAGTPVALDEVLDVDVPVVDVDTELDIHDTAVETLVERYLGPSLSKQA, encoded by the coding sequence ATGAGACGTGTCGTCATCGCGGGCGCGGCCGGCCGCGACTTCCACGACTACCACCAGCACTACCGCGACGACCCGGACGCCCGCGTCGTCGCGTTCACGCGGGCCGCCGGACAGAACCTCGGCGAAGCCGACGCCGACCTCGACGCCTTCCCCGGTGAGCTCACTGCGACCGGCGACCCGATTCCCATCGTCCCGGAAGCCGACTTGGAACGCGTCGTCGGCGAGGCGAACGTCGACGAGGTCGCGTTCGCCTACTCGGACGTCAGCCACGAGCACGTGATGCACGTCGCGTCGCGCGCGCTCGCCGCCGGCGCGGACTTCCACGTCGTCGGCCCCGACGACGTCTCCCTCCCGTGTGAGATCCCCGTGTTCGCCGCGGACGCCGTCCGCACCGGCTGCGGGAAATCCGCGCTCGCGAAGGCCGCCGCCGACCACCTCCAAGAGGAGGGATTCGACGTCGCGGTCGTCCGCGAACCAATGCCGTACGGCGACCTCGCCGAGCGCCGCGTCGACCGCTACGACTCCCGCGCAGACTTGGAGGGACTCACGCTCGAAGAGCGCGAGGAGTACCGCCCGCACGTCGACGCCGGCCACACGGTCTTCGCCGGCGTCGACTACGCCGCCGTCCGCGACGCGGTCGAAGCCGAGTTCGACGTCGCCGTCTGGGACGGCGGGAACAACGAACTCCCCTTCCTCGACCCCGACGCGCACGTCGTCCTCGCGGACGCCCTCCGCCCGACGGCTACTGATACGTTCCACCCCGGCGAGACGAACCTCCGCCTCGCCGACGCCGTCCTCGTGACGAAGGAGAACTCGGCGAGCGACGACGCCGTCGCCGACGTCGTCGACCGCGTCCGCGGCGTGAACTCTGCGGTTCCGATCTACCACGCGGACAGCGTCGTCACCGTCGGGGACACCGTCGACGGCGAACCCGCGGCGGACGCGCTCGAAAACGCTCGCGTCCTCGCCGTCGAGGACGGGCCGACGCTCACGCACGGCGACGCCGACTACGGCGCGGCGACCGTCGCCGCCGACCGCTACGACGCCGACCGAATCGACCCGCGCCCGCACGCCGTCGGCTCCCTCGCGGACGTCCTCGACGAGTACCCGCGCCTCGACTGCGTCCTCCCCGCGATGGGGTACAGCGAGCGGCAGCGAGCCGACCTCGCCGACACCATCGAGCACGCCGACCCCGACGTCGTCCTCGCCGGCACGCCCGTCGCCCTCGACGAGGTCCTCGACGTCGACGTCCCCGTGGTCGACGTCGACACCGAACTCGACATCCATGACACCGCCGTCGAGACCCTCGTTGAGCGCTATCTCGGGCCATCCCTCAGCAAGCAGGCTTAA
- a CDS encoding helix-turn-helix domain-containing protein: protein MTVILAFTISGDSSALGRVLPRDVRAELDRVVPLSDTWLPYLWVHGDGDAYDALETALDADDAVDDVTCVDAFDDRRLYRIDWATVPDGVLADLDAAGGALLGAVGTADAWEFEARFPDQDGLSAFNDDCVATNDDVEVTGVYRPDPTSPDRFGLTDGQRDALVAALDAGFYNIPRDTTTVELAGELGVSDQSLSERLRRAHSALVESTLR, encoded by the coding sequence ATGACCGTCATCCTGGCGTTCACGATCTCTGGGGACTCCTCCGCCCTCGGACGCGTCCTCCCCCGCGACGTCAGGGCCGAACTCGACCGTGTCGTCCCCCTCTCCGACACGTGGCTCCCCTACCTCTGGGTGCACGGCGACGGAGACGCCTACGACGCGCTCGAAACCGCCCTCGACGCCGACGACGCCGTCGACGACGTGACGTGCGTCGACGCGTTCGACGACCGCCGGCTCTACCGCATCGACTGGGCGACCGTCCCCGACGGCGTGCTCGCCGACCTCGACGCCGCCGGCGGCGCGCTCCTCGGCGCGGTCGGTACGGCGGACGCCTGGGAGTTCGAAGCGCGCTTCCCCGACCAGGACGGGCTCTCCGCGTTCAACGACGACTGCGTCGCCACGAACGACGACGTCGAAGTCACCGGCGTCTACCGCCCGGACCCCACGAGCCCCGACCGCTTCGGCCTGACCGACGGCCAGCGCGACGCGCTCGTCGCCGCGCTCGACGCAGGCTTCTACAACATTCCCCGCGACACGACGACCGTCGAACTCGCCGGGGAGCTCGGCGTCAGCGACCAGTCGCTCTCCGAGCGCCTCCGCCGCGCTCACTCCGCCCTCGTCGAGAGCACGCTCCGGTAG
- a CDS encoding phytoene/squalene synthase family protein, translating to MSSDYAAGKAIQRRTGRTFHLATRFLPERVRHSTYVFYGFVRVVDEVVDAPDRASPAEQRERLDDIRAVVLGDADPDDEVVAAFVRLMEEEGIPDAEVEYFMDAMARDIDTDVYPDFSSLNAYMRGSAVAVGNIMLSIMDPADHAAAAPHAGALARAFQLTNFVRDVREDVDDRERVYLPEETLERHGSGVEEVRSRRVTPEFRAAVREELERAEEFYREGVRGIPHLPADCQFAVLVSAVLYAEVHRDIRARDYDTLSARPDLSTLRKLGVVAKTWVAWRRTGQDPVATFERVSAVPST from the coding sequence GTGAGTTCCGACTACGCGGCCGGGAAGGCCATCCAGCGGCGCACGGGGCGAACGTTCCACCTCGCCACGCGCTTTCTCCCGGAGCGCGTGCGCCACTCGACGTACGTCTTCTACGGCTTCGTTCGCGTCGTCGACGAGGTCGTGGATGCGCCCGACCGGGCATCGCCGGCGGAGCAGCGCGAGCGCCTCGACGACATCCGCGCGGTCGTCCTCGGCGACGCCGACCCCGACGACGAGGTCGTCGCCGCCTTCGTCCGCCTGATGGAGGAGGAGGGCATTCCGGACGCCGAGGTCGAGTACTTCATGGACGCGATGGCGCGCGACATCGACACCGACGTCTACCCGGATTTCTCGTCGCTGAACGCCTACATGCGGGGGTCGGCGGTCGCCGTCGGCAACATCATGCTCTCCATCATGGACCCGGCGGACCACGCGGCCGCCGCACCCCACGCCGGCGCGCTCGCGCGCGCCTTCCAGCTGACGAACTTCGTCCGGGACGTCCGCGAGGACGTCGACGACCGCGAGCGCGTCTACCTCCCCGAGGAGACGCTCGAACGCCACGGCTCCGGCGTCGAGGAAGTCCGGTCGCGCCGCGTGACGCCCGAGTTCCGCGCGGCCGTCCGCGAGGAACTCGAGCGCGCCGAGGAGTTCTACCGCGAGGGCGTCCGCGGCATCCCGCACCTCCCCGCGGACTGCCAGTTCGCCGTGCTCGTCTCCGCGGTCCTCTACGCGGAAGTCCACCGCGACATCCGCGCGCGCGACTACGACACGCTCTCCGCGCGCCCCGACCTCAGCACCCTCCGGAAGCTCGGCGTCGTCGCGAAGACGTGGGTGGCGTGGCGGCGCACGGGGCAGGACCCGGTCGCGACGTTCGAACGCGTCAGCGCCGTCCCGTCCACGTAG
- the cruF gene encoding bisanhydrobacterioruberin hydratase: MSALDSPILTRPALERRLDALVDANRFTIAVVFPLVGGITLYASARGWLPPALAFNPLLVLFGTFVMRLPLVGGLLPLIGRRELTGLALLTAFTYLVELVGVATGLPYGNFTYLVHLGPMLFGLVPLGLPVFFLPLVLNSYLLVCLFLDVDRRFLRVALSTLTVVSLDLVLDPGAVALGFWAYDSGGVFYGVPLSNYLGWVFSGTVAVLCIEYAFDAEELTARLAACPYCLDDMVSFVLLWGGLNAAFENWLPALLAGLLGVALYAAGRFDIPRPRWR; the protein is encoded by the coding sequence ATGTCCGCTCTCGACTCCCCCATACTCACCCGCCCCGCGCTCGAACGCCGCCTTGACGCGCTCGTCGACGCGAACCGCTTCACCATCGCCGTCGTCTTCCCGCTCGTCGGCGGCATAACCCTCTACGCCAGCGCCCGCGGCTGGCTCCCGCCCGCCCTCGCCTTCAACCCCCTCCTCGTCCTCTTCGGCACGTTCGTCATGCGCCTCCCGCTCGTCGGCGGCCTCCTCCCCCTCATCGGCCGCCGCGAGCTCACCGGCCTCGCCCTCCTTACCGCCTTCACCTACCTCGTCGAACTCGTCGGCGTCGCCACCGGCCTCCCCTACGGAAATTTCACCTATCTCGTCCATCTCGGCCCGATGCTCTTCGGCCTCGTTCCCCTCGGCCTCCCGGTCTTCTTCCTCCCGCTCGTCCTGAACAGCTACCTCCTCGTCTGCCTCTTCCTCGACGTCGACCGGCGCTTCCTCCGCGTCGCACTCAGCACACTCACCGTCGTCTCCCTCGACCTCGTCCTCGACCCCGGCGCTGTCGCCCTCGGCTTCTGGGCGTACGACTCTGGTGGGGTCTTCTACGGCGTCCCGCTCTCGAACTACCTCGGCTGGGTGTTCTCCGGCACGGTCGCGGTGCTCTGCATCGAGTACGCGTTCGACGCCGAAGAACTGACCGCGCGTCTCGCCGCCTGCCCCTACTGCCTCGACGACATGGTGAGCTTCGTCCTCCTCTGGGGCGGCCTGAACGCCGCCTTCGAGAACTGGCTCCCCGCCCTCCTCGCCGGCCTCCTCGGCGTCGCCCTCTACGCCGCCGGGCGCTTCGACATCCCGCGGCCCCGATGGCGGTAG
- a CDS encoding prenyltransferase yields MDWRYLLTLSRPRFWLYLAGPVLVGLAWGADSLTALLVPVPLALVAFFLLPANVFLYGVNDVFDRDVDAENPKKEGREARYTGASWVPWVVAACAALGLALLALLPQAAWPYLVGFLLLGAAYSAPPLRFKTTPLLDSASNGLYALPGAAAYVAVAGHHPPALALLGGWLWTMGMHTFSAVPDIESDRAAGITTTATRLGNTRTYWYCAVCWLAAALAWGLLAPLAGVLFLTYPVFLLAIRLGDVDVARAYWWFPVLNTLCGMTLTLPGLWRLY; encoded by the coding sequence ATGGACTGGCGCTACCTCCTCACGCTCTCCCGCCCGCGGTTCTGGCTCTACCTCGCCGGCCCCGTCCTCGTCGGCCTCGCGTGGGGAGCCGACTCCCTCACGGCGCTCCTCGTGCCCGTCCCGCTCGCGCTCGTCGCGTTCTTCCTCCTCCCCGCGAACGTCTTCCTCTACGGCGTGAACGACGTCTTCGACCGCGACGTCGACGCCGAGAACCCGAAGAAGGAGGGACGAGAAGCGCGGTATACGGGCGCGTCGTGGGTCCCCTGGGTCGTCGCCGCCTGCGCCGCGCTCGGCCTCGCGCTCCTCGCGCTCCTCCCGCAGGCGGCGTGGCCCTATCTGGTGGGATTCCTCCTGCTCGGCGCGGCGTACAGCGCGCCGCCGCTGCGCTTCAAGACCACGCCGCTCCTCGACTCCGCCTCCAACGGCCTCTACGCGCTCCCCGGCGCGGCCGCCTACGTCGCCGTCGCCGGCCACCACCCCCCGGCGCTCGCGCTCCTCGGCGGCTGGCTCTGGACGATGGGCATGCACACCTTCTCCGCCGTCCCCGACATCGAGAGCGACCGCGCGGCCGGCATCACCACCACCGCCACCCGGCTCGGGAACACGCGAACCTACTGGTACTGCGCCGTCTGCTGGCTCGCCGCCGCGCTCGCGTGGGGACTGCTCGCCCCGCTCGCCGGCGTCCTCTTCCTCACCTATCCCGTCTTCCTCCTCGCCATCCGCCTCGGCGACGTCGACGTGGCGCGCGCGTACTGGTGGTTCCCCGTCCTGAACACGCTCTGCGGGATGACGCTCACCCTCCCCGGCCTCTGGAGGCTCTACTGA
- a CDS encoding phytoene desaturase family protein, which yields MQSLAGTDVAVVGGGFGGLSAACYLADAGADVTLLEKNEQLGGRASLYEEDGFRFDMGPSWYLMPDVFERFFDAFDRVPEDYFALEPLDPHYRVFWKDGDRVDMTGDVEEVKEAFESYEAGAGDAFEDYLAKSEENYEVGMEEFVYTDRSSVRDFLDLDVARNARGLTLLGSMRDHVGEYFDHPKLRQLVQYSLVFLGGSPENTPALYNLMTHVDVNLGVYYPEGGMNGVARGIAELARELGVETRVDCPVEEIHPGYDRFTLGAGGETVAADVVVSDADYAHTEQALLPEQDRGFDESYWASRTWAPSAFLLYLGVDGDIDPLEHHTLVLPEEWDGHFAQIFDEPAWPDDPAYYVCAPSVTDDSVAPEGCSNLFVLVPVAPGLDDAEETREAYRDAVLADLAEHTGVDVRDRIRVERTFAVSDFAERYNAYEGTALGLAHTLRQTALFRPPHRSKNVEDLYFTGGNTTPGIGVPMCLISGEHVAAKVAADR from the coding sequence ATGCAATCGCTCGCGGGGACGGACGTCGCGGTCGTCGGCGGCGGGTTCGGCGGGCTCTCGGCGGCCTGCTACCTCGCCGACGCCGGCGCGGACGTCACGCTCTTGGAGAAGAACGAGCAGCTCGGCGGGCGGGCGAGCCTCTACGAGGAAGACGGCTTCCGGTTCGACATGGGGCCGTCGTGGTATCTGATGCCCGACGTCTTCGAGCGCTTCTTCGACGCCTTCGACCGAGTGCCGGAGGACTACTTCGCGCTCGAACCCCTCGACCCGCACTACCGCGTGTTCTGGAAGGACGGCGACCGCGTCGACATGACCGGCGACGTCGAAGAAGTGAAAGAGGCGTTCGAGTCCTACGAGGCGGGCGCGGGCGACGCGTTCGAGGACTACTTGGCGAAGTCGGAGGAGAACTACGAGGTCGGGATGGAGGAGTTCGTCTACACCGACCGCTCCAGCGTCCGGGATTTCCTCGACCTCGACGTCGCGCGGAACGCGCGCGGGCTGACGCTCCTCGGGTCGATGCGCGACCACGTCGGGGAGTACTTCGACCACCCGAAGCTCCGCCAGCTCGTCCAGTACTCCCTCGTCTTCCTCGGCGGGAGCCCGGAGAACACGCCCGCGCTCTACAACCTCATGACGCACGTGGACGTGAACCTCGGCGTCTACTACCCCGAGGGCGGGATGAACGGCGTCGCGCGCGGCATCGCGGAGCTCGCGCGCGAGCTCGGCGTCGAGACGCGCGTCGACTGCCCAGTCGAGGAGATTCACCCCGGCTACGACCGCTTCACGCTCGGCGCGGGCGGCGAAACGGTTGCCGCCGACGTCGTAGTGAGCGACGCGGACTACGCGCACACCGAGCAGGCGCTCCTCCCCGAGCAGGATAGAGGGTTCGACGAGTCCTACTGGGCGTCGCGGACGTGGGCTCCCTCGGCCTTCCTGCTCTACCTCGGCGTCGACGGCGACATCGACCCGCTCGAACACCACACGCTCGTCCTCCCCGAGGAGTGGGACGGCCACTTCGCGCAGATCTTCGACGAGCCGGCGTGGCCGGACGACCCCGCCTACTACGTCTGCGCGCCCTCCGTGACGGACGACTCGGTCGCTCCCGAGGGCTGCTCGAACCTCTTCGTGCTCGTCCCCGTCGCGCCCGGCCTCGACGACGCCGAGGAGACCCGCGAGGCCTACCGGGACGCGGTGCTCGCGGACCTCGCCGAGCACACGGGCGTCGACGTCCGCGACCGCATCAGAGTCGAAAGAACCTTCGCCGTCTCCGACTTCGCGGAGCGCTACAACGCGTATGAAGGAACGGCGCTCGGGCTCGCGCACACGCTCCGGCAGACCGCGCTCTTCCGGCCGCCGCACCGCTCGAAGAACGTAGAGGACCTCTACTTCACGGGCGGGAACACGACGCCGGGCATCGGCGTACCGATGTGCCTCATCAGCGGCGAGCACGTCGCGGCGAAGGTCGCCGCGGACCGCTGA
- a CDS encoding YqjF family protein: protein MRVISMDWRDVCVASYPVDPNSVAPTLPDGVDVDTFGGDAYLSVVPFVMADVRPYKFPRAVGPTFGELNLRTYVTGANGPGIYFYNLDATDRLGVALARATYHLPYYNADQRVLRRGDTLEFESERTHRGVPSCTFNADYTPRGDPAPAESGSLSEFLLERYRFYVEGDGTLLCGEVDHNPWPLREADYDVRENDLFDVNGFEDPAGEPHVVYSSGVEVAAHAPTRV from the coding sequence ATGCGCGTCATCTCCATGGACTGGCGGGACGTCTGCGTCGCCTCCTACCCCGTCGACCCCAACAGCGTCGCGCCGACACTGCCCGACGGCGTCGACGTCGATACCTTCGGCGGGGACGCCTACCTCTCCGTCGTCCCCTTCGTGATGGCGGACGTCCGCCCCTACAAGTTCCCGCGCGCCGTCGGCCCGACGTTCGGCGAACTCAACCTCCGGACGTACGTCACGGGCGCGAACGGCCCGGGGATCTACTTCTACAACCTCGACGCCACCGACCGCCTCGGCGTCGCCCTCGCCCGCGCCACCTACCACCTCCCCTACTACAACGCCGACCAGCGCGTCCTCCGGCGCGGCGACACCCTCGAGTTCGAGAGCGAGCGCACCCACCGCGGCGTTCCGTCCTGTACGTTCAACGCCGACTACACGCCCCGCGGCGACCCCGCGCCCGCGGAGTCCGGGAGTCTGAGCGAGTTCCTGCTGGAGCGCTACCGGTTCTACGTCGAGGGCGACGGGACGCTCCTCTGCGGCGAAGTCGACCACAACCCCTGGCCGCTCCGCGAGGCCGACTACGACGTGCGGGAGAACGACCTCTTCGACGTGAACGGCTTCGAGGACCCCGCGGGCGAACCACACGTCGTCTACAGTTCGGGCGTCGAGGTCGCAGCGCACGCGCCGACGCGCGTCTAA
- a CDS encoding ZIP family metal transporter, with translation MSEHDHTHADTDDGGRPAVALGVLSVLALLALSVYGAQAGAWKLLGISWVAFLGMTGAALLARRTDAEHPLGLVWGSGLSSGAMIASAAAFVVPQAIAQHPKFGGFGIAAGVLLGFASHTVGHRLSHYDLPLDRTTLQIAAHALSAGAIIGLVYGSMPELGPLLGLAIVSHKGPAGYAAARRLVRNNRPISMLLLPAAGVGIAALAASAIGVPAHAATRGVVFGFAAGIFLHVAMDFLPRCEVGSEIHEVVELTDHAHHALDRLRYHAVASTLVGGVVVFAAWLFVAGV, from the coding sequence ATGTCTGAGCACGACCACACCCACGCGGACACCGACGACGGCGGCCGCCCCGCCGTCGCCCTCGGCGTCCTCAGCGTCCTCGCGCTCCTCGCGCTCTCCGTCTACGGCGCGCAGGCCGGCGCGTGGAAACTCCTCGGCATCTCCTGGGTCGCCTTCCTCGGCATGACCGGCGCGGCCCTCCTCGCCCGCCGCACCGACGCCGAACACCCCCTCGGCCTCGTCTGGGGCTCCGGCCTCTCCAGCGGCGCGATGATCGCCAGCGCCGCCGCCTTCGTCGTCCCCCAGGCCATCGCCCAACACCCCAAATTCGGCGGGTTCGGCATCGCCGCCGGCGTCCTCCTCGGCTTCGCCTCCCACACCGTCGGCCACCGCCTCTCCCACTACGACCTCCCCCTCGACCGCACCACCCTCCAGATCGCCGCACACGCCCTCTCAGCCGGCGCAATCATCGGCCTCGTCTACGGCAGCATGCCCGAACTCGGCCCCCTCCTCGGCCTCGCCATCGTCTCCCACAAAGGCCCCGCCGGCTACGCCGCCGCCCGCCGCCTCGTCCGCAACAACCGCCCTATCAGCATGCTCCTCCTCCCCGCCGCCGGCGTCGGCATCGCCGCCCTCGCCGCGAGCGCCATCGGCGTCCCCGCACACGCCGCCACCCGCGGCGTCGTCTTCGGATTCGCCGCCGGCATCTTCCTCCACGTCGCCATGGACTTCCTCCCGCGCTGCGAGGTCGGCAGCGAAATCCACGAAGTCGTCGAACTCACCGACCACGCCCACCACGCCCTCGACCGACTCCGCTACCACGCCGTCGCCTCCACCCTCGTCGGCGGCGTCGTCGTCTTCGCCGCCTGGCTCTTCGTCGCCGGCGTCTAG
- a CDS encoding RAD55 family ATPase yields the protein MTRMPFGVSRLDSLIGGGAPEGSVVLLVGEAGAGAREFLYTTAVMNALGRGDPDLFDLHYGDLHGDAALPDGVHYISFTMSPGDIEREIGFTIDEEVLDGARSELSVADLSTEYFQLSPVPREWYAEDPRGLSDLGEATERRDVIEAFADYLDRHADDSLVLVDSLGDLAANRAELPWEDVVTVVKGLRRAVRQWGGVVLLHVGRDVIERTSLGDLVASVDGTIQFEWETGGNERVRTMYVREFRGVLSQLEDEDIIRFETELHEAGFDVSNVRKIR from the coding sequence ATGACGCGGATGCCCTTCGGCGTGTCGCGGTTGGACTCACTCATCGGCGGTGGCGCACCCGAGGGCAGCGTCGTTCTCCTCGTGGGCGAGGCCGGCGCTGGCGCGCGGGAGTTCCTCTACACCACCGCCGTGATGAACGCGCTCGGCCGCGGCGACCCCGACCTCTTCGACCTCCACTACGGCGATCTCCACGGCGACGCCGCGCTCCCGGACGGCGTGCACTACATCTCGTTCACGATGAGCCCCGGCGACATCGAGCGCGAGATCGGCTTCACCATCGACGAGGAAGTCCTCGACGGCGCGCGCTCCGAACTCTCCGTCGCGGACCTCTCGACGGAGTACTTCCAGTTGAGCCCCGTCCCGCGGGAGTGGTACGCGGAAGACCCGCGCGGGCTCTCCGACCTCGGTGAGGCGACGGAGCGCCGCGACGTCATCGAGGCGTTCGCCGACTACCTCGACCGGCACGCCGACGACAGCCTCGTGCTCGTCGACAGCCTCGGCGACCTCGCGGCGAACAGGGCCGAACTTCCCTGGGAGGACGTCGTCACCGTCGTGAAGGGCCTGCGGCGCGCCGTCCGCCAGTGGGGCGGCGTCGTCCTCCTCCACGTCGGTCGCGACGTCATCGAGCGCACGAGCCTCGGCGACCTCGTCGCGTCCGTCGACGGCACCATCCAGTTCGAGTGGGAGACGGGCGGGAACGAGCGCGTCCGCACGATGTACGTCCGCGAGTTCCGCGGCGTCCTCAGCCAGCTCGAAGACGAGGACATCATCCGCTTCGAGACGGAGCTCCACGAAGCCGGCTTCGACGTCTCCAACGTCCGAAAAATCCGGTGA
- a CDS encoding Na/Pi cotransporter family protein yields MGDGDADSVTLSGDAAGWVRSRARERGVPPDEYAQRLVAAFRTVETAERVDLATTEDVADVERRLEALDRDLDEKIDDVRSRVVQVKREADGKADADHDHPELADDVEDALDAAREAERMAEDAAATAVDVEDRLDAGFENYEDILETLRDRTNGLSRKVGTLARVLVDVRDSLKPLVEAANRRNAVEKLKRSANREGIRSARCEECDATVDVALLTRPACPFCEATVTDVEPKSGFFGSPTLATGTRPALEAPQVIDDPAGELEDIADE; encoded by the coding sequence ATGGGAGACGGGGATGCCGACTCAGTGACACTCTCGGGGGACGCGGCGGGCTGGGTGCGCAGTCGCGCCCGCGAGCGCGGCGTGCCGCCCGACGAGTACGCACAGCGACTCGTCGCCGCGTTCCGCACCGTCGAAACCGCAGAGCGCGTCGACCTCGCGACCACCGAGGACGTCGCCGACGTCGAGCGCCGCCTGGAGGCCCTCGACCGCGACCTCGACGAGAAGATCGACGACGTCCGCAGTCGCGTCGTCCAGGTGAAACGCGAGGCGGACGGGAAAGCCGACGCCGACCACGACCACCCGGAACTCGCCGACGACGTCGAGGACGCCCTCGACGCGGCACGCGAGGCAGAGCGGATGGCCGAGGACGCCGCGGCGACCGCTGTCGACGTCGAGGACCGTCTCGACGCCGGGTTCGAGAACTACGAGGACATCCTCGAGACCCTCCGCGACCGCACGAACGGCCTCTCGCGGAAGGTCGGGACGCTCGCGCGCGTCCTCGTCGACGTTCGCGACTCCCTCAAACCGCTCGTCGAAGCCGCGAACCGCCGGAACGCCGTCGAGAAACTGAAGCGCAGCGCGAACCGGGAGGGCATCCGGTCCGCGCGCTGCGAGGAGTGCGACGCCACCGTCGACGTCGCCCTCCTCACCCGGCCGGCGTGCCCGTTCTGCGAGGCGACGGTCACCGACGTCGAACCGAAATCCGGGTTCTTCGGCTCCCCGACCCTCGCCACCGGCACGCGGCCCGCGCTCGAAGCCCCGCAGGTCATCGACGACCCCGCCGGCGAACTGGAGGACATCGCCGATGAGTGA
- a CDS encoding transcription factor S, whose translation MDFCDECGSMMHADDGELVCSSCGHREPRESDGEFVTTSEQDTSDVIETEEGASFEGKPTTETECERCGHDTAYYTIKQTGAADEPPARFFKCEECGYRWREYS comes from the coding sequence ATGGACTTCTGCGACGAGTGCGGGTCGATGATGCACGCCGACGACGGCGAGCTGGTCTGCAGTAGCTGCGGCCACCGCGAACCCCGCGAGAGCGACGGCGAGTTCGTCACCACCAGCGAACAGGACACCTCCGACGTCATCGAAACGGAAGAAGGCGCGAGCTTCGAAGGGAAACCCACCACGGAGACCGAATGCGAACGCTGCGGCCACGACACCGCCTACTACACCATCAAACAGACCGGAGCCGCCGACGAACCCCCCGCCCGCTTCTTCAAATGCGAGGAGTGCGGGTATCGGTGGAGAGAGTACAGCTAA
- a CDS encoding beta-ribofuranosylaminobenzene 5'-phosphate synthase family protein, producing the protein MSVRVVAHGRLHFGFVNLSLAHERLYGSLGVAVDGPRTVVTAEQAGDLDCPNATARAHARRTLDILGLPGARVRVEESLPRHVGLGSGTQLALAVLAAVAEAYDRDPRVRERAPAFGRGGRSGVGVAAFEDGGFVLDAGHPAAEFTPDRPADGEWTVPPVSVRRDIRDSWRFLLVVPDAPPGRHGDDEDTCMRDTIDAADPGLADEIAGAITRRVLPALATADHDAFGAAVDDIGRRNGEWYADVQGGTYCPPAGDLVEHLRTSPAIAGAGQTSWGPAVYGITSEKHADAARDAGERALDEIGLDGDVFVVEGRNEGGRVDGCGERA; encoded by the coding sequence ATGTCCGTCCGGGTCGTCGCGCACGGCCGCCTCCACTTCGGGTTCGTGAACCTCTCGCTCGCCCACGAGCGCCTCTACGGGAGTCTGGGCGTCGCGGTCGACGGCCCGCGGACGGTCGTGACGGCCGAGCAGGCTGGCGACCTCGACTGTCCGAACGCGACGGCCCGCGCGCACGCCCGTCGCACGCTCGATATTCTCGGCCTCCCCGGGGCGCGCGTTCGCGTCGAGGAGTCGCTCCCGCGGCACGTCGGCCTCGGGTCGGGCACGCAGCTCGCGCTCGCCGTGCTCGCGGCCGTCGCCGAAGCCTACGACCGCGACCCGCGCGTCCGCGAGCGCGCTCCCGCGTTCGGCCGCGGCGGCCGGAGCGGCGTCGGCGTCGCCGCCTTCGAGGACGGCGGGTTCGTCCTCGACGCCGGCCACCCCGCAGCGGAGTTCACGCCCGACCGCCCCGCGGACGGCGAGTGGACCGTTCCACCCGTCTCCGTCCGCCGCGACATCCGCGATAGCTGGCGGTTCCTCCTCGTCGTCCCGGACGCTCCGCCCGGCCGCCACGGCGACGACGAAGACACCTGTATGCGCGACACCATCGACGCCGCCGACCCGGGTCTCGCCGACGAAATCGCGGGCGCTATCACCCGCCGCGTCCTCCCCGCGCTCGCCACCGCCGACCACGACGCCTTCGGCGCGGCCGTCGACGACATCGGCCGGCGCAACGGCGAGTGGTACGCCGACGTCCAGGGCGGTACGTACTGCCCGCCCGCCGGCGACCTCGTCGAGCACCTCCGGACGTCGCCCGCTATCGCCGGCGCGGGACAGACCTCCTGGGGGCCCGCCGTCTACGGAATCACGAGCGAGAAGCACGCCGACGCGGCGAGAGACGCCGGCGAACGCGCTCTCGACGAAATCGGACTCGACGGCGACGTGTTCGTCGTGGAGGGGCGAAACGAGGGGGGGCGCGTCGACGGCTGTGGAGAAAGAGCGTAG